The nucleotide window GGCCGGACCCGGCGGTGACGTGCGCCACGCGGGCACCACATATGGTGACGTGGAAAGCTCTAGGCCGGGGCGATGGAGCCTGGATCGGCATTGAGGAGACTGAAGTGGCCGGAGTTCGTAACCTGACCCAGGTCGAGGCCGCCGAGCGTGCCCGCCTGCTCGAGGTAACGGGGTACGACATCGCCCTGGACCTGACCGACGGCCAGGGTGGGCCCGGTACGGGCACCTTCCGCTCGACCACCCGGGTCGATTTCCGCTGCACCGAGCCCGGCGCGACGACGTTCATCGAGGTCGCTGCCGCGAGCGTGCGGTCAGCGACGCTCAACGGCGCGCCGGTCGACCTGTCCGGCTGGTCGGCGGAGGCCGGCCTGACCCTGACCGGCCTGGCGGACCGGAACACGCTGCTCGTCGATGCCGACTTCGCGTACTCGGCGAGCGGGCAGGGCATGCAGCGCAGCGAGGACCCGGTCGACAAGGAGATCTACCTCTACAGCCAGTTCGAGACCGCGGACGCCCAGCGCGTGTACGCCGCCTTCGACCAGCCCGACCTGAAGAGCGTCTTCACCTGGCACGCCACGGTGCCGGCGCACTGGAAGGTCGTCTCGAACATGCCGGTGGACGACACCGTCACGGCCGAGGCGGGCGCGAAGACCGTCCACTTCGAGACGTCGCCGCGGATGAGCACCTACATCACGGCGCTGTGCGCGGGGCCGTACCACGAGCTGCGCGACAGCCACGACGGCATCGACCTGGGCGTCTACTGCCGTGCCTCGATGGCGCGCTACCTCGACCCGGACGACCTGTTCCTGATCACCAAGCAGGGCTTCGACTTCTTCCACGAGCAGTTCGGCGTGCGCTACCCGCTGCCGAAGTACGACCAGCTCTGGGTGCCCGACTTCAACGCCGGCGCGATGGAGAACTTCGGCTGCGTCACGCACGCCGAGGCGCACTACATCTTCCGCTCGCAGGTCACCGACTACGAGTACGAGCAGCGCGCCAACACGATCCTGCACGAGCTCGCGCACATGTGGTTCGGCGACCTGGTCACCATGCGCTGGTGGAACGACCTGTGGCTGAACGAGTCGTTCGCCGAGTGGGCGAGCCACTGGTGCAACACGACCGCGACGCGGTTCACCGACGCCTGGTCGACGTTCCTCTCGGTGCGCAAGGCGTGGGGCTACCGCCAGGACCAGCTCTCCTCGACGCACCCGGTCTACTGCGAGATGCCGGACCTGGAGGCCGTCGAGGTCAACTTCGACGGCATCACCTACGCCAAGGGCGCGAGCGTCATCAAGCAGCTCGTCGCGTACGTCGGGCTGGAGTCCTTCCTCGCCGGGCTGCGGGCGTACTTCCAGCGGCACGCCTGGGGCAACGCCACCTTCGACGACCTGCTGACCGAGCTGGAGACCGCCTCGGGCCGGGAGCTGCGCAAGTTCGCCGCGCAGTGGCTCGAGACGGCCCAGGTCAACACGCTGCGCCCGCTGGTGACGATCGGCGCCGACGGCACCTACGAGAGCGTGGTCGTGCGCCAGGAGGCGCCGGCGGCGTACCCGACGCTGCGCACCCACCGCATCGGCGTCGGCCTCTACGACCTCGACGGCGACAGCCTGGTCCGCCGGGAGCTGCTCGAGATCGACGTGAGCGGCGAGCGGACCGAGATCCCCGCGCTGGCCGGGGTCCGGGCCGCGGACGTGCTGCTGGTCAACGACGAGGACCTCACGTACGCGAAGCTGCGCCTCGACGACCGCTCGATGGCGACCGTCGTGCGGCACATCGCCGGCTTCGAGTCGTCGCTGCCGCGGGCGCTGTGCTGGGCCGCGGCCTGGGACCAGCTGCGCGACGCCGAGTTGGCGGCCCGCGATTACATCGCCCTGGTTCGTACCGGGCTGCCGCTGGAGCGCGACATCAACCTGACGACGGCGACGCTGCGCCAGGCGGCCACCACCCTGACGATGTACGCGGACCCGAAGTGGGCGCCGACGGGCTGGGCGCAGCTGGCCGAGACGGCCAGGACCACCCTGGCCGCGACCGAGCCGGGCAGCGGCTTCCAGCTGGCCTGGGCGCGCGCCTTCATCAACGCGGCGCGCGGCGACGAGGACCTGGCCACCCTGCGCGGCTGGCTGAACGGGACCGGGATCCCGGCGGGCCTGACCATCGACACCGAGCTGCGCTGGACGATCCTCGAGGCGCTGGCCGCCAAGGGCGCGGCGAGCGAGGCGGAGATCGACGAGGAGCTGGCCTCGGACCTGACCGCCAGCGGCGAGCGGGAGGCCGCCCTCGCCCGGGCCCTGCTGCCGACGTTGGAGAACAAGAGCCGGGTCTGGGCGCAGCTCACCGGCGAGGAGAAGCTGCCGAACTGGCTCAACCGCTCCTTGCTCCAGGGCTTCCAGGCGTCGACGCAGGTGGAGCTCACCGCGCCGTTCGCCGCGAAGTTCTTCGAGGCCATCGACGCGGTCTGGGCCCGGTCCGACAGCGAGCCGGCGCAGGAGTTCGCGATGCTGGCCTACCCGGCGTACCAGGTGAGCGAGGAGACGGTCGCGCTGACCGACGCCTGGCTCGCCGCCGAGGGGCACACGCCGTCGCTGCGCCGCCTGGTCGCCGAGGGACGCGACGGCGTGCTGCGGGCTCTCAAGGCCCGGGCGAAGGACGCCAGCGCGGGTTGAGTGTTTTCGCGGGTCGTGAGGGATTCAATTCCTTGCGACCCGCGAAACTTACGGGCCCGAAACCCACCGGACACAACTCAGCGTTAGTACGCTGACACTCCACGTTGATGGAGGTGTCCGGTGACGATCGGTGCGAGCCCGGGCGTGCGGTGGACCGCCCCCGAAGGACAGTGGACTGAGCCGGATCTGCACCTCTTCCCGCAGGACGGGCACCGCTACGAGATCGTCGACGGCAGCCTGCACGTCACCCCGCCCCTGGACGGCCCGCACGAGGCGGCGGTGCGGGCCCTGGTGAAGCTGCTTCGCGAGGCCGCGCCGAGCGGCTGGTGGGTCTGCGCCCGGCTCGGCGTCGCGCTCGGCGACAGCAACCTGGTCCCGGACGTGACCGTGCTGCGGCCGCGCTCCTCGGGCGCGATCTGGGCGGACCCGGCCGACGTCGCGCTGGTGGTCGAGGTGGAGACCGCCACGAGCCGGCGCTACGACCGGCTGCTCAAGCCGGCCCTGTACGCGGACGCCCGCATTCCGGCGTACTGGCGGATCGAGCCGGGCCCGTCGCCGGTGCTGCACACGTACACGCTCGGCCCGGACGGGTATATGCCCGGCAAGACACTGCAGGGCGCCGACCCGATCAAGGTCGACGCCCCGTTCCCGGTGCTCGTGGCCCCGGCAGTGTGGCTGTAGCCGGCTAGTGCCGGCCGGCGTGCGACGCCAGTTGGTCGAGTCCGGACAGCACGCCACCGGCGAGGTCTCCCCCGGCGAACGCGGCGGCCATCGAGAGCGCGGCCAGCTTCGCGTCGCGGTCGGTGATGCGCTTGCGCGCCTCCGGCCCCGTCACGATCTCCAGGACCCGCTGGTTGGGCGAGACCGCGACGAGCACCGCCGTCGCCGCGCCGTCCAGCTGACGGTGCAGCTGCTCGGCGTGTTCGCGGGCGGGCTCCTCGAGGTCACCGATGTAGACGCTGAACGTCAGGCCGGTCGACTGGTCGGCGACCCGCAGCGCCTCGTCGAGCCGGAGCAGCTGGCGGGTCGTGAACGGCCCGTCGAGCGCGTCGATGCCGGCGGGCGACATCGTCAGCTCGGGGTACGCGGTCAGCGTCGGGCCACCCGGATGGTCGAGAGCGGTCAGCGGCTGTTCCCTGCTCTCGGCGGTCAGGGCCTGAGTCTCACCAACGGTCACTTGCGCCTCCTGTCGGGCCGGGCCGGACCGGGGCGCCGGAGGAGTCCTCGATGACTCCGGCCGTGAGCGCCGGCCGCGTTCCCGGTGCGGTCACCTGCGCGGGTGACGCCAGGAACCAGATCGGCCTGAATTCGAAGGGCCGGCCAGGGCGGTAACGGCGGGACGGACGATGCCGGCTACTGCCGGCCGCGCCGGACACCGCGATCACGGCGATGATCGCCAATGGAATGACAACGAAGATCAGAATCGTGCTGAATTTCGACAACCTCAACGCCCCCAGGCGTCAAAAGAACCGGCCAATTCACTGTGTTCCCAGTGATCCGAACGCTAATCACGGTAGCGGAGTGTGGACCGTCACGGGCCGCCGGGTGTCAACACCCCGAAGTGGGATCACCGCACCCACGCGGAAACGGCGCGCAGATGCGAAAATCACCCTCACGCGCCGTCCGCGAGGTTTCTGCCGCGGACGGCAGAAGGGGGAAGGTCATGCGCACATCCGTCCCGGCCGCAATCGCGGCGCTTGTCCTGGCCCTGCCCGTCGTCCTGATCGAGGAATCGCCCTCGCTCGCGGCGGCGACCGTCTTCGTGGAGACCAACCCCAGCACGGTGCCCGCCGGCGACCAGATCGGAATCCGCGCGAGCTGTGACGACAACCTGAAACCGGCGACCGTGACGATCGACCCGATCGGCGCGATCACGGTGTCGCCGAGCTACGGATTCCTCACCTCCACGACGCGCGTACCGCCCGCGACCGATGCGGGCGACTATCCCGTACGGCTGAAATGCCCGGACGGAAAGACGGCGGAGAACACGCTGCACGTGGTCGTGAAGGTGGAACCGGCGCGCGGCCCGGCGACGGGCGGCGGCGGCACCGCGCCGCGCCTGTCCGCGGGCGCGATGATCGGCGGCGGGCTGGCCACGGTGGTGGCCGGCGTGGTCCTCGGCGTGGTGGCCGTCCGGCGCCGCCGCCTCGGCTGAGGCGGCGGCGGATGCCCCGCCCGGCGGTGTCGCGGCCGGAGCCACCCGGCCCGCGCATGCCCGAGTCCGTTCTCCGGCGCCGCCCGGCCGAGGTGGTGTCCCGGCCGGCTCCCCCGCCCGCACCCGCTCCCCCGCCGGCGCCGGCCCGCCCGCCGGGCGGTCGCGGGCTGCCGGCCCCGCACCCGGTCCGCGGCCGCCGCCAGATGCCACTCGGCCTGGCCGCGGTGATCCTGGTCTTCATCGGTCTGTTCACGGTGGCCACGGGGATCGGCGCGGCGACCGGCTTCAACCTGCGCGACCTCCTCAAGGGCCCGGACAAGCCGCCGCCGAGGGCATTCCCGGTGCTGAGCCCCAGCGCGCCCGAGCGCCTGATGATCCCGGCGATCAAGGTGGCGGCGCCGATCCTGAACGTCGGCCTGGCCAAGGACGGCTCGGTCGGCACGCCGCCGCTGAAGCGGCACAACGAGGTGGGCTGGTTCGACCAGGGCCCGACGCCGGGGCAGTTCGGGCCGGCGCTGATCGTCGGCCACGCGGACACCAGGACGGGCCCGTCGGTCTTCCACGACCTGGGCAGGCTGAAGCCGGGTCAACGGATCGAGATCCTCCGCGAGGACAACCGGGTGGCGGTCTTCCGGATCAACTCGGTCGAGCACTTCGACAAGGAGAAGCTGCCGATCAAGCGCGTCTACGGCGACTACAGCAGGCCGTCGCTGCGGCTGGTGACGTGCGGCGGTAACTGGCTCGGCGGCGAACGGGGCTACAGCGACAACGTCATCGTCTTCGCCAGCCTGACCGGCACCAAGGACGCCTGACGGGCCCTTACGCGGCCTCGGCCTCGAGCGGCTTGGGCAGGTCGAGCCAGTCCGCCCAGCGCGGGTCCGGGGTGCGGTGGCCCAGCACCCGCCAGGCGACGCCCCGGGGTGCGGCGGGCGCCGCGTGCAGGCGCCAGCCCAG belongs to Amorphoplanes digitatis and includes:
- the pepN gene encoding aminopeptidase N; translated protein: MAGVRNLTQVEAAERARLLEVTGYDIALDLTDGQGGPGTGTFRSTTRVDFRCTEPGATTFIEVAAASVRSATLNGAPVDLSGWSAEAGLTLTGLADRNTLLVDADFAYSASGQGMQRSEDPVDKEIYLYSQFETADAQRVYAAFDQPDLKSVFTWHATVPAHWKVVSNMPVDDTVTAEAGAKTVHFETSPRMSTYITALCAGPYHELRDSHDGIDLGVYCRASMARYLDPDDLFLITKQGFDFFHEQFGVRYPLPKYDQLWVPDFNAGAMENFGCVTHAEAHYIFRSQVTDYEYEQRANTILHELAHMWFGDLVTMRWWNDLWLNESFAEWASHWCNTTATRFTDAWSTFLSVRKAWGYRQDQLSSTHPVYCEMPDLEAVEVNFDGITYAKGASVIKQLVAYVGLESFLAGLRAYFQRHAWGNATFDDLLTELETASGRELRKFAAQWLETAQVNTLRPLVTIGADGTYESVVVRQEAPAAYPTLRTHRIGVGLYDLDGDSLVRRELLEIDVSGERTEIPALAGVRAADVLLVNDEDLTYAKLRLDDRSMATVVRHIAGFESSLPRALCWAAAWDQLRDAELAARDYIALVRTGLPLERDINLTTATLRQAATTLTMYADPKWAPTGWAQLAETARTTLAATEPGSGFQLAWARAFINAARGDEDLATLRGWLNGTGIPAGLTIDTELRWTILEALAAKGAASEAEIDEELASDLTASGEREAALARALLPTLENKSRVWAQLTGEEKLPNWLNRSLLQGFQASTQVELTAPFAAKFFEAIDAVWARSDSEPAQEFAMLAYPAYQVSEETVALTDAWLAAEGHTPSLRRLVAEGRDGVLRALKARAKDASAG
- a CDS encoding Uma2 family endonuclease; this encodes MTIGASPGVRWTAPEGQWTEPDLHLFPQDGHRYEIVDGSLHVTPPLDGPHEAAVRALVKLLREAAPSGWWVCARLGVALGDSNLVPDVTVLRPRSSGAIWADPADVALVVEVETATSRRYDRLLKPALYADARIPAYWRIEPGPSPVLHTYTLGPDGYMPGKTLQGADPIKVDAPFPVLVAPAVWL
- a CDS encoding DUF5130 family protein, whose protein sequence is MSPAGIDALDGPFTTRQLLRLDEALRVADQSTGLTFSVYIGDLEEPAREHAEQLHRQLDGAATAVLVAVSPNQRVLEIVTGPEARKRITDRDAKLAALSMAAAFAGGDLAGGVLSGLDQLASHAGRH
- a CDS encoding class F sortase gives rise to the protein MPESVLRRRPAEVVSRPAPPPAPAPPPAPARPPGGRGLPAPHPVRGRRQMPLGLAAVILVFIGLFTVATGIGAATGFNLRDLLKGPDKPPPRAFPVLSPSAPERLMIPAIKVAAPILNVGLAKDGSVGTPPLKRHNEVGWFDQGPTPGQFGPALIVGHADTRTGPSVFHDLGRLKPGQRIEILREDNRVAVFRINSVEHFDKEKLPIKRVYGDYSRPSLRLVTCGGNWLGGERGYSDNVIVFASLTGTKDA